Part of the Nicotiana sylvestris chromosome 2, ASM39365v2, whole genome shotgun sequence genome, CTTGATGCATGCAACATTTTATTAATTTTCACCTACTCTAACACTCTAATTGGAGGCATGTTAAGGAAACTCTGATGGAACTAAGCTGTATTTTTGTAGGTGGTGAAATATAGATTTCTTTAGGATTCTGAATATTGGTGTTGGTAAAGGATGATGGAAAAACATTGACtaggaaaaccaaaaaaaaatgatgatgaaacAACGAATGATGCCTGAAATCAATGAGAAATTGGTGTTTTTGAGATCAAGATAAACCAAAGGAGGCTGTCAAACTCAAAGGTGAAAATGTGACTAGGGTCTAGATAAGTACATTGTGGAGCATAAAACCTTGAAACtccacccccaccccccaaaaaGGGAAAAACTGAAGCAGAGGTAGAGTGGGGGAGGGGAATTACTAAGGGATGTCGGTGAAAATTGTCGAACTTGGTTGCAGGATAGATTACTAAGTAATTTTCTTCAGAAAACAGCATAGCTTTGCATTATAATGGGTAGAACTGGAGATTGAAAATGTCTTTGATGATGCGATTGCTAAAAGCATaagggatttgtttatttattttcaaCATTTTTAGGCAGTGGTTTTTACCCTCTTTAGGCCATGAATGACTTGTAAAGATGTGTGCTTGATTATGATTATAAAAGAAGCCCAACTACAATTTCATGGCATGGTGGAATATGATTTCATAAGGTGGCGTGGGTTCTGATGCTTTATGATACCATATTCATTTGAGAAAATGACAGACCTCCATTATTCATTACAGAAAATCCGGAATCCAGTCTATCTGTTCCAAGGTATCGTACTACGTAGAGGTGCCAAAGGAACTGGGATGAAATCAATAGAACTAGCACTTTCCATGTGCGACGTTGTTGACATTTATGGTTTCACTGTTGATCCTGGTTACACAGAATGGTATGTTCTATTATTCCTCATCTTTTCCCTCGTAACTTCAGCTTTATTAGTTACAAAACATATACACATTTGAAATACTCCGTTCAAGTTTTCTTTTTGCATCTCTATCCGATGTGAGAGATTGCCATCTTTCTGGAATATTCAACACCTCTACTTGGATTCCAACTACTTTACCCTTTCTTAACTTTTCCCTGCCATTTCATACATCTAAAGACCATTAAAAGTTATCTCTGTGTGGTTATTACAAACTTTGTTTTCTAGGACTCGATACTTTTCTACACCAAGGAAAGGGCACAACCCACTCCAAGGGAGAGCATATTACCAACTCTTAGAATGCCTTGGAGTAAGGACATCGGATTACTTCAGCTACAGTTCAACTTTCAATTTCTTCATTTGTTGTTCAATGCTCTCactaaaaatttatattttagGTCATACGCATCCATTCTCCTATGCGAGCAAAGAGAAAGCAAGACTGGTCCGATGTGCCTAGTCGAGAAATGATAAACAGCGCTCACAGAGCTGCATTGCGTCTGAAAAAGAAGCAAGCTGGGCAAGAGGGCGTATTGGGACAATTTGTTAACTGTAAAGTATGGGGCAAATCAGGTCCCTATGGCACTGGGCCTACATCTGGTTCTGAAGATATGACAGATATCAGGAAGTCATCAAATTACAATCGATGGGAAGTCATGCCTTTCGAGAGCTTGAGGGAGGAAGCACGAAATCACTATATTCAGATGGAAGGTGTGTCTTTGTACAAGATGGATGGCAATAAGCTGGATGATCTAGTCTGTGTGAAATCTGAGGCATGAACCAATGGCTTGATATGATGCATCTATTCGAGTAGAACCTAATTAATGTTTTTACATGCACAAATACGAAGGAACCAAGTGATTTGGGCTCAACACCTGAAGCAGCTTCTCCTCCTGGAGTGTAAGCTAGTGACAGCCACCACAGGGAACTCAGAGCTGAACTGCAAACATTTTAACCATCGTCCATTGGAAGTGCATGCCAAATATGACTGAAATTTGCATATACCTAATGATCTAAAGGAATGAGCAAAGAAGGGACCATACTCTGAGCTGTCCTTACCTTTTCTTAAATTACACGTTGATTTTGCAAGTAATACTTTGTTTCGTTGTTGATTTTCTTTAGTTAGGAACATCTTGCTTAAAATCGTTGCACTGTGAATTGTGattttagaatctcatttccaGTATAAATTGGATAGAATATTTTAGTGCATGTTCTGTTCGTTCTTTGTGTAAGGACCCGTTTTTCTATCATAACATAACATTAACTGAGAATGCAACGTAAGGCATGGCATTGACGCACTCAACAGCAAAGCAGAAAATAATCATAATGCTACAGCATAACTGAACAATTAAATCCGCAACTACAAAAACTCGAATGAGAAAGACCAAAATCAATAGATCAAAACTAGATTACTAGTATCAGTATATCCCCcataacaaaaggaaaacaatttTAAAGCATCAAGTCGACTTCTTATTCTTGTTGCCACTGTTAAGAAGGTCGTCGGAAACAACCTTGAGTTGTTTCCTTTGCTTAGATTTTGCAATCTTTTTAAGAGTCTTTGGATTGGTGATCTTCTGAACCTTAGTCCCAGATTTGAGAATGTTTTCCTGCTTCCTCTTGTCTCTTTCCTCCCTCTGCTTCCTCTTGTCAACCTTGTTCTGCCTTATCTCTTCCTTGAGCTCATTCATCCTCTCCTTGTACGCCTTCTTTATCTCCTTCTCCTTTATCCTCTGCTCCAGCGGCTTCCCTTTCACGCTCACCTTCGCCGCCGATGACCTGTGTTTCCGCGGCTGTTTCCAATTCCTTCCTGATACTCTCCCTGCGATCACCCCGTCGTACGTCGGCCTTCCAAGTACCGGCTTGTTTGGATCCTCCTCAGATGGAACCGCCTGTCTCTTTGACGCTGGAACTGGATTCTCCTCCTCTACTTCCATGGCCGCTTCTCCATCTTCTGTACCATTTCCTAACTCTTTCTCTGCTCTCTTTCGCTTGTATGTTTTCCCTCCGAAGCCTTCGTCCAGGCACCGAAAATCCACGGTGCACGCCATTTTTTGT contains:
- the LOC104246206 gene encoding uncharacterized protein produces the protein MACTVDFRCLDEGFGGKTYKRKRAEKELGNGTEDGEAAMEVEEENPVPASKRQAVPSEEDPNKPVLGRPTYDGVIAGRVSGRNWKQPRKHRSSAAKVSVKGKPLEQRIKEKEIKKAYKERMNELKEEIRQNKVDKRKQREERDKRKQENILKSGTKVQKITNPKTLKKIAKSKQRKQLKVVSDDLLNSGNKNKKST